One Vicugna pacos chromosome 33, VicPac4, whole genome shotgun sequence genomic region harbors:
- the LOC102537488 gene encoding olfactory receptor 8B8 has translation MMPENSSVTEFILAGLTNQPQLQMPLFFLFLGFYVVTVAGNLGLITLIGLNCHLHTPMYFFLYNLSFIDFCYSTVITPKMLMSFVSKKNIISYAGCMTQLFFFLFFVISESFVLSAMACDRYVAICNPLVYTATMSPQACLLLLLGVYMMGFAGAMAHTACMVRLTFCADRLVDHYMCDILPLLERSCTSTYVNELVVFVIVGIDIGVPTVTIFISYALILSSILRIRSTEGRFKAFSTCSSHVIAVSLFFGSGAFMYLKPPSLLPMNQGKVSSLFYTIVVPMLNPLIYSLRNKDVKAALKKTLSRKSLS, from the coding sequence ATGATGCCTGAGAATTCTTCCGTGACAGAGTTCATCCTTGCAGGCTTAACCAACCAGCCGCAACTCCAGATGCCCCTCTTCTTCCTGTTTCTAGGTTTCTACGTGGTCACCGTGGCAGGGAACCTGGGCTTGATAACGCTGATTGGACTCAACTGTCACCtgcacacccccatgtactttttcctctaTAACTTGTCCTTCATAGATTTCTGCTATTCCACTGTCATCACACCCAAAATGCTGATGAGTTTTGTCTCAAAGAAGAATATCATTTCCTATGCAGGGTGTATGACTcagctcttcttttttcttttctttgtcatcTCTGAGTCCTTTGTCCTGTCCGCAATGGCATGTGACCGCTATGTCGCCATCTGTAACCCACTGGTGTACACGGCCACCATGTCTCCCCAGGCCTGTTTACTTCTCTTGTTGGGTGTGTACATGATGGGGTTTGCTGGGGCCATGGCCCACACAGCATGCATGGTGAGACTGACCTTCTGTGCCGACAGGCTGGTTGACCATTACATGTGTGACATCCTTCCCCTTCTTGAGCGCTCATGCACCAGCACGTACGTAAATGAGCTGGTGGTTTTTGTCATTGTGGGCATCGATATTGGCGTGCCCACAGTTACCATCTTCATTTCCTACGCCCTCATCCTCTCCAGCATCCTCCGTATTCGCTCCACTGAAGGCAGGTTCAAAGCCTTTAGCACCTGCAGTTCCCACGTAATCgcagtttctcttttctttgggtCGGGGGCGTTCATGTACCTCAAACCACCTTCTCTTTTACCCATGAACCAGGGGAAAGTGTCCTCCTTGTTCTATACCATTGTGGTGCCCATGCTCAACCCGTTAATCTACAGCCTGAGGAATAAGGATGTCAAAGCTGCCCTGAAGAAAACTTTAAGCAGAAAATCACTCTCCTGA
- the OR8B4 gene encoding olfactory receptor 8B4, translating into MPLRNSSSVTEFILVGLSEQSELRLPLFLLFSGIYVFTVVGNLGLITLIGLNSSLHTPMYFFLFNLSFIDLCYSCVFTPKMLNGFVSENIISYVACMAQLFFFCFFVNSECYVLVSMAYDRYVAICNPLLYTVAMSPRVCSLLMFGSYVVGFAGARAHAGSMLRLTFCDSNTIDHYLCEVLPLLQLSCTSTHVNKLVFSAVVGAVITICSIGILTSYALILSNILHIPSAHGRSKAFSTCGSHIVAVALFFGSGAFTCLTTSFPGAMDQGKFASVFYTNVVPMLNPLIYSLRNKDVKLALGKTLNRVLF; encoded by the coding sequence ATGCCTCTAAGAAACAGCTCCTCAGTGACTGAGTTTATCCTTGTGGGATTATCGGAACAGTCAGAGCTCCggctccccctcttcctcctgttCTCAGGGATCTATGTGTTCACTGTGGTGGGCAACTTGGGCTTGATCACCTTAATTGGGCTGAATTCCAGCCTTCATACTCCAATGTACTTTTTCCTCTTCAACTTGTCTTTCATAGATCTCTGTTACTCCTGCGTGTTTACCCCCAAAATGCTAAATGGTTTTGTGTCAGAAAATATCATCTCTTACGTGGCATGCATGGCTCagctatttttcttctgtttctttgtgaATTCTGAGTGCTACGTGTTGGTGTCGATGGCCTATGatcgctatgtggccatctgcaaccCGCTGCTCTACACCGTCGCCATGTCCCCTCGGGTCTGTTCTCTGCTGATGTTTGGTTCGTACGTGGTGGGGTTTGCTGGGGCCAGGGCCCATGCTGGAAGCATGCTGAGACTGACCTTCTGTGATTCCAACACCATCGACCACTATCTGTGCGAAGTCCTCCCCCTCCTGCAGCTCTCCTGCACCAGCACCCACGTCAATAAGCTGGtgttttctgctgttgttggagcGGTCATCACAATATGCAGTATTGGCATCTTAACCTCTTACGCTTTAATTCTCTCCAATATCCTCCACATTCCTTCTGCTCATGGCAGGTCCAAAGCCTTCAGCACGTGCGGCTCCCACATAGTTGCTGTGGCTTTGTTTTTTGGGTCAGGGGCATTCACCTGTCTAACAACCTCTTTTCCTGGGGCTATGGACCAGGGTAAATTTGCCTCAGTCTTCTATACCAACGTGGTTCCCATGCTTAACCCTTTGATCTACAGTCTGAGGAATAAGGATGTTAAACTTGCACTGGGGAAGACTCTGAACAGAGTGCTCTTTTGA